Proteins from a single region of Esox lucius isolate fEsoLuc1 chromosome 13, fEsoLuc1.pri, whole genome shotgun sequence:
- the LOC105025615 gene encoding transforming acidic coiled-coil-containing protein 1 isoform X2, producing MGGSISQNRKYSFGSPRKKSSISDSEGNFETPEAESPGLLNDLTLLDNSGHTASLTRDDGQLMPRPFLDRNSNQDVYPASVQEIQDAVNNLSSLNAAGLDQNLNLRLTSRLGLSPSPLSQPRDLRPPSLPIHICPDPAEVDDVAPITSDPNGNINPDSNSLTSELDRPDDSDRPKKIACITDSCKVKKLDNQTLLQNSSGKDEEHCEGHATDEEKLASTTGLRADREHHGPELCVSVSPGVTECCSMHENPCQMKNAKLGGSDTQKKTGSEVLDSICISEEEKTAVLTLIREEIITKETEASDWKRKYEESRQEVMEMRKIVSEYEKTIAQMIEDEQRNSMSSQKSLQAVTREKESALADLNSVERSLSDMFRRYENMKSTLDGFKKNEEVLKKCAQEYLARVKQEEQRYQTLKLHAEEKLDKANEEIAQVRSKASSESVALTASLRKEQMRVESLERALQQKAEEIEELTKICDELIAKMGRTD from the exons ATGGGGGGCTCCATCAGTCAGAACAGGAAGTACTCCTTTGGCTCCCCCAGAAAGAAGAGCAGCAT ttCAGACTCAGAGGGGAACTTTGAAACTCCAGAGGCGGAGTCTCCTGGTCTGCTGAATGACCTGACACTGCTGGATAACTCTGGCCACACTG CATCGCTCACCAGAGATGACGGACAGCTGATGCCACGGCCCTTCCTGGACAGGAACTCCAATCAGGATGTGTATCCCGCCTCCGTCCAAGAAATCCAGGATGCGGTGAACAACCTCTCCTCTTTGAACGCAGCAGGGTTAGACCAGAACCTCAACCTGAGGTTGACCTCCAGACTGGGCCTCTCCCCGTCCCCTCTCTCCCAGCCCCGAGACCTGCGACCCCCGTCGCTTCCTATCCACATCTGCCCCGACCCTGCAGAGGTTGATGATGTTGCTCCGATAACCTCTGACCCCAATGGCAACATAAACCCTGATTCCAACAGCCTGACCTCTGAACTGGATAGACCAGATGACTCCGACCGACCCAAGAAGATCGCATGCATCAC CGACTCCTGTAAAGTAAAGAAGCTGGACAACCAGACTCTATTACAGAACAGCAGTGGAAAG GATGAAGAGCATTGTGAGGGCCATGCAACAGATGAAGAGAAGCTAGCCAGCACGACCGGACTAAGAGCAGACAGAGAACATCACG ggccagagctgtgtgtgtcagtcagtccagGGGTCACAGAATGCTGTTCTATG CATGAGAACCCCTGCCAGATGAAGAATGCCAAGCTGGGAGGAAGTGACACACAGaagaaaacaggaagtgaagTTCTAGACTCGATCTGCATTAGCGAGGAGGAGAAAACAGCAGTTCTAACTCTTATCAGAGAGGAG ATCATCACTAAGGAGACGGAGGCCAGTGACTGGAAAAGGAAGTATGAAGAGAGCAGACAGGAAGTCATGGAGATGAG GAAGATCGTGTCAGAGTATGAGAAGACCATTGCTCAGATGATTG AGGACGAACAGCGCAACAGCATGAGCTCCCAGAAGTCTTTGCAAGCTGTAACCAGGGAAAAGGAGTCTGCACTAGCGGACCTGAACTCAGTTGAACGGTCACTGTCCGACATGTTCCGCCGTTACGAGAACATGAAGAGCACCCTTGACGGCTTTAAGAAG AATGAGGAGGTGTTGAAGAAGTGTGCACAGGAGTACCTGGCCAGAGTCAAGCAAGAGGAGCAGAGATACCAGACTCTCAAACTCCACGCAGAGGAGAAACTTGACAA GGCTAATGAGGAGATAGCCCAGGTACGCAGCAAGGCCAGCTCTGAGAGTGTTGCTCTGACCGCCAGCCTTAGGAAGGAACAGATGAGGGTGGAATCTCTGGAGAGAGCCCTGCAGCAGAAG GCTGAGGAAATTGAGGAGCTAACCAAGATCTGTGACGAACTCATCGCCAAGATGGGCaggacagactga
- the LOC105025615 gene encoding transforming acidic coiled-coil-containing protein 1 isoform X1: MSWGSLLSPVQWAKWTWSAVRGGGEEEGAPRSREEGENSDSEGNFETPEAESPGLLNDLTLLDNSGHTASLTRDDGQLMPRPFLDRNSNQDVYPASVQEIQDAVNNLSSLNAAGLDQNLNLRLTSRLGLSPSPLSQPRDLRPPSLPIHICPDPAEVDDVAPITSDPNGNINPDSNSLTSELDRPDDSDRPKKIACITDSCKVKKLDNQTLLQNSSGKDEEHCEGHATDEEKLASTTGLRADREHHGPELCVSVSPGVTECCSMHENPCQMKNAKLGGSDTQKKTGSEVLDSICISEEEKTAVLTLIREEIITKETEASDWKRKYEESRQEVMEMRKIVSEYEKTIAQMIEDEQRNSMSSQKSLQAVTREKESALADLNSVERSLSDMFRRYENMKSTLDGFKKNEEVLKKCAQEYLARVKQEEQRYQTLKLHAEEKLDKANEEIAQVRSKASSESVALTASLRKEQMRVESLERALQQKAEEIEELTKICDELIAKMGRTD; encoded by the exons ATGTCCTGGGGATCTCTGCTGTCCCCGGTCCAGTGGGCTAAATGGACCTGGTCAGCTGTgcgggggggaggagaggaggagggagcgcCCAGATCAAGGGAGGAAGGGGAAAA ttCAGACTCAGAGGGGAACTTTGAAACTCCAGAGGCGGAGTCTCCTGGTCTGCTGAATGACCTGACACTGCTGGATAACTCTGGCCACACTG CATCGCTCACCAGAGATGACGGACAGCTGATGCCACGGCCCTTCCTGGACAGGAACTCCAATCAGGATGTGTATCCCGCCTCCGTCCAAGAAATCCAGGATGCGGTGAACAACCTCTCCTCTTTGAACGCAGCAGGGTTAGACCAGAACCTCAACCTGAGGTTGACCTCCAGACTGGGCCTCTCCCCGTCCCCTCTCTCCCAGCCCCGAGACCTGCGACCCCCGTCGCTTCCTATCCACATCTGCCCCGACCCTGCAGAGGTTGATGATGTTGCTCCGATAACCTCTGACCCCAATGGCAACATAAACCCTGATTCCAACAGCCTGACCTCTGAACTGGATAGACCAGATGACTCCGACCGACCCAAGAAGATCGCATGCATCAC CGACTCCTGTAAAGTAAAGAAGCTGGACAACCAGACTCTATTACAGAACAGCAGTGGAAAG GATGAAGAGCATTGTGAGGGCCATGCAACAGATGAAGAGAAGCTAGCCAGCACGACCGGACTAAGAGCAGACAGAGAACATCACG ggccagagctgtgtgtgtcagtcagtccagGGGTCACAGAATGCTGTTCTATG CATGAGAACCCCTGCCAGATGAAGAATGCCAAGCTGGGAGGAAGTGACACACAGaagaaaacaggaagtgaagTTCTAGACTCGATCTGCATTAGCGAGGAGGAGAAAACAGCAGTTCTAACTCTTATCAGAGAGGAG ATCATCACTAAGGAGACGGAGGCCAGTGACTGGAAAAGGAAGTATGAAGAGAGCAGACAGGAAGTCATGGAGATGAG GAAGATCGTGTCAGAGTATGAGAAGACCATTGCTCAGATGATTG AGGACGAACAGCGCAACAGCATGAGCTCCCAGAAGTCTTTGCAAGCTGTAACCAGGGAAAAGGAGTCTGCACTAGCGGACCTGAACTCAGTTGAACGGTCACTGTCCGACATGTTCCGCCGTTACGAGAACATGAAGAGCACCCTTGACGGCTTTAAGAAG AATGAGGAGGTGTTGAAGAAGTGTGCACAGGAGTACCTGGCCAGAGTCAAGCAAGAGGAGCAGAGATACCAGACTCTCAAACTCCACGCAGAGGAGAAACTTGACAA GGCTAATGAGGAGATAGCCCAGGTACGCAGCAAGGCCAGCTCTGAGAGTGTTGCTCTGACCGCCAGCCTTAGGAAGGAACAGATGAGGGTGGAATCTCTGGAGAGAGCCCTGCAGCAGAAG GCTGAGGAAATTGAGGAGCTAACCAAGATCTGTGACGAACTCATCGCCAAGATGGGCaggacagactga